One window of uncultured Methanoregula sp. genomic DNA carries:
- a CDS encoding TCP-1/cpn60 chaperonin family protein: MHQTQLHLSGPRHNGTEVIARIRTSNDKDFGYNAKTGTYQNLTENGVIDPAKVVRVGLRNAGSIAELVLSTEVVITDFHDEKDRKAATIII; the protein is encoded by the coding sequence GTGCATCAGACTCAGCTTCATCTTTCCGGGCCGCGCCATAACGGAACAGAGGTCATCGCTCGGATACGAACCTCAAATGATAAGGACTTCGGGTACAATGCAAAGACCGGAACCTATCAGAATCTGACCGAAAACGGGGTCATCGATCCGGCCAAAGTAGTCAGGGTAGGACTCCGGAATGCCGGTTCGATTGCCGAGCTGGTCCTCTCGACAGAAGTTGTTATCACGGATTTCCATGATGAGAAGGACAGGAAAGCGGCAACGATCATCATCTGA
- a CDS encoding helix-turn-helix domain-containing protein, with protein MPKKRMYICPIEAAMDVIGGKWKPHILWKIKDAPLRFGAIQEKLPAISQKMLTRQLRALEADRLVTRTEYPGMPPRVEYALTARGHTVIPILASLKDWASGELADQINEHE; from the coding sequence ATGCCAAAAAAACGGATGTACATCTGTCCGATCGAGGCGGCAATGGACGTGATCGGCGGAAAATGGAAACCGCACATCCTCTGGAAAATCAAGGATGCCCCGCTGCGTTTCGGGGCAATCCAGGAGAAACTGCCGGCGATCTCCCAGAAGATGCTCACCCGGCAGCTCAGGGCCCTTGAAGCAGATCGCCTGGTCACCCGCACGGAGTATCCCGGCATGCCCCCCCGCGTCGAGTATGCCCTGACGGCACGGGGGCATACCGTTATCCCGATCCTCGCGTCCCTGAAAGACTGGGCAAGCGGGGAACTGGCAGACCAGATCAACGAGCACGAGTAA
- a CDS encoding aldo/keto reductase, with protein MNGEKMLYRKFPRVSHDISILGFGCMRLPPEAGQQAGGKIDVPEATRMIRTAIDGGVNYIDTAYPYHNGESEVVVGKALGEGYRDRVFLATKLPSWLVTSREDMDRYLDEQLARLATDHIDFYLLHGLGGETWENLSRLGVLEFLDRARADGRIRYPAFSFHDQFPVFKEIVDAYEWTFAQIQYNYMDEQYQAGTQGLRYAAERGLGIVVMEPLRGGLLSGYVPAIRQHIQNAPVRRTPSEWGLRWVWNHPEVTVVLSGMSAMEQVEENLAVAAQGLPYSLSPEELAVVETMRETFASRVKIPCTGCRYCMPCENGVDIPSCFMYYNQAYTYDAREKATGVYLWALNGSFSGGVPGFASCCIQCGECEEKCPQHFPIREYLQDVGEFFGK; from the coding sequence TTGAACGGTGAGAAGATGCTGTACAGGAAGTTCCCCCGGGTCAGTCACGATATCTCGATCCTCGGTTTTGGATGCATGCGCCTGCCGCCAGAAGCGGGTCAGCAGGCCGGAGGAAAGATCGATGTGCCGGAGGCAACCCGTATGATCCGCACAGCTATTGACGGCGGGGTCAATTATATCGATACGGCCTACCCGTACCACAACGGGGAGAGCGAGGTTGTCGTCGGGAAGGCACTTGGCGAAGGGTACCGCGACCGGGTTTTTCTCGCCACTAAGCTCCCGAGCTGGCTTGTCACCAGCCGGGAGGACATGGACAGGTACCTGGACGAACAGCTCGCCCGGCTCGCCACGGATCATATCGATTTCTATCTCCTCCACGGCCTTGGCGGCGAAACATGGGAGAACCTTTCCCGGCTTGGCGTCCTTGAATTCCTTGACCGTGCCAGAGCGGACGGCCGGATCCGGTACCCCGCGTTCTCCTTCCACGACCAGTTCCCGGTCTTTAAGGAGATTGTCGATGCCTACGAGTGGACCTTTGCCCAGATCCAGTACAACTACATGGACGAACAGTACCAGGCAGGCACGCAGGGGCTCCGGTACGCAGCAGAACGGGGCCTTGGCATCGTTGTCATGGAACCGCTCCGGGGCGGTCTCCTCTCGGGATACGTCCCTGCAATCCGCCAGCATATCCAGAATGCCCCGGTCCGTCGCACGCCTTCGGAATGGGGACTCCGCTGGGTCTGGAATCACCCGGAAGTCACGGTTGTGCTCTCCGGTATGTCGGCAATGGAGCAGGTTGAGGAAAACCTTGCCGTTGCAGCGCAGGGTCTGCCGTATTCTCTCTCTCCCGAAGAGCTTGCCGTTGTCGAAACGATGCGGGAAACGTTTGCCTCCCGCGTGAAGATCCCGTGCACCGGCTGCCGTTACTGCATGCCATGCGAAAACGGCGTTGACATCCCCTCGTGCTTCATGTATTACAACCAGGCGTACACCTACGATGCACGGGAGAAAGCGACGGGCGTGTACCTCTGGGCCCTTAACGGTTCGTTTTCCGGAGGAGTGCCGGGGTTTGCCTCCTGCTGTATCCAGTGTGGTGAATGCGAGGAGAAATGTCCGCAGCATTTTCCCATACGGGAATACTTACAGGATGTCGGGGAATTTTTCGGGAAATGA
- the dmpI gene encoding 4-oxalocrotonate tautomerase DmpI yields MPVITIDLWAVSPETKAELIERLTKTASEITRLPESAFFVYVREYPLDAIGVGGIPLSRQKLPPGAPPK; encoded by the coding sequence ATGCCCGTAATCACGATTGATCTTTGGGCGGTAAGCCCTGAAACAAAAGCAGAACTGATTGAGAGACTGACAAAAACCGCGTCGGAAATCACCAGACTTCCCGAGTCCGCATTTTTTGTGTATGTCCGGGAGTATCCGCTTGACGCTATCGGTGTTGGCGGAATCCCGCTTTCCCGGCAGAAATTACCTCCGGGTGCCCCTCCCAAATAA
- a CDS encoding dihydrofolate reductase family protein, protein MGKVIVYIATSLDGFIARPDDDISWLDPFSAGSEDYGYGDFIKNIGTAVMGARTYEQSLVHPERLLTGLKSYILTSRSLPLAPGTRTELWHDPLSQLIQKIRHESEKDIFIVGGGQVISRFLDEELVDEFHLFIVPVILREGIPLYTGLQREISLKLIGATPYSSGIVKLHFVPDPAHRKNV, encoded by the coding sequence ATGGGAAAGGTCATTGTCTATATCGCAACCAGTCTCGATGGATTCATCGCCCGCCCGGATGATGATATCTCCTGGCTCGATCCATTCAGCGCCGGCAGCGAGGATTACGGGTACGGGGATTTTATAAAAAACATCGGAACGGCCGTGATGGGAGCCCGGACGTACGAGCAGTCGCTCGTCCATCCGGAACGACTCCTTACCGGCCTGAAAAGCTACATTCTCACCAGCAGGTCCCTTCCTCTGGCTCCTGGAACCCGCACAGAACTCTGGCACGATCCGCTCTCCCAGCTCATCCAGAAAATCCGGCATGAATCTGAAAAAGATATTTTTATTGTTGGTGGCGGCCAGGTAATCTCCCGGTTTCTTGACGAAGAGCTTGTCGACGAGTTCCATCTCTTCATTGTCCCGGTGATCCTGCGGGAGGGGATCCCGCTGTACACAGGTCTCCAGAGAGAAATATCCCTCAAACTCATCGGAGCAACACCGTACAGTTCGGGAATCGTGAAGCTGCATTTTGTCCCTGATCCGGCACACCGGAAAAATGTTTGA
- a CDS encoding PAS domain S-box protein, producing MGEERGMIGRIPGGQEPGLRDCPGDSGQLPTKKEATGTMEDAVFLEPGDEKTQDIVRAISHKTAGVVVQILSTEGPLNLSEIAERLEISLNAAKYHIANLTKAGILEISRTRYSIKGKKVKYYSLKNQVFIVSPTVTSADQFRKAAEKYRAELGVPAKIILKWDKTGKITYFNESGHRFFGFDHDEIIGKPLIGTIVPDRESGSERDLEYMIKNILTHPEKHTANENENITKNGNRVWIRWSNKPIYDEKGELIGMFSIGTDMTETKAEEESIFRADKDTLT from the coding sequence ATGGGAGAAGAACGAGGGATGATTGGAAGGATACCTGGCGGCCAGGAGCCCGGCCTTCGTGATTGTCCCGGGGACTCCGGTCAACTCCCGACGAAGAAAGAAGCGACTGGTACCATGGAAGATGCGGTCTTCCTTGAGCCGGGTGACGAGAAGACCCAGGATATCGTACGAGCGATCTCCCACAAGACGGCAGGGGTTGTAGTCCAGATCCTGTCCACGGAAGGACCGCTCAACCTGTCGGAGATAGCCGAACGGCTGGAAATTTCCCTGAACGCTGCCAAGTACCATATCGCGAATCTTACGAAAGCCGGAATTCTGGAGATCTCCAGGACACGGTACAGCATTAAAGGGAAAAAAGTCAAGTACTACAGCTTGAAAAACCAGGTCTTTATCGTTTCCCCTACGGTAACCAGTGCCGATCAGTTCAGGAAGGCTGCAGAGAAATACCGGGCTGAACTCGGGGTCCCTGCCAAGATAATCCTGAAATGGGATAAAACCGGGAAAATAACCTACTTCAATGAATCCGGCCACCGGTTTTTCGGCTTCGATCACGATGAAATTATCGGAAAACCGCTGATAGGAACCATTGTCCCGGACAGGGAATCGGGCTCAGAACGCGATCTTGAATACATGATTAAAAATATCCTCACTCATCCCGAAAAACACACGGCCAATGAGAATGAGAATATCACCAAAAACGGGAACCGGGTCTGGATACGGTGGAGTAACAAACCAATCTACGATGAAAAAGGTGAGTTGATCGGGATGTTCAGCATCGGTACGGACATGACCGAGACCAAGGCGGAGGAAGAATCGATCTTCCGGGCAGACAAAGACACCCTGACCTGA